The following proteins are encoded in a genomic region of Flammeovirga pectinis:
- a CDS encoding sulfatase, protein MNKLLRPLLIIGCLAFFTAPIEAQKKSKQPNILFVLIDDLGWKDLGVYGGEFIQTPVTDQLAKEGMRFTQAYASPVCSPTRASLVSGQNPIRHGIWEVLGVSDRPYAKLKSPKMATKLAADVDSYAELLNAQGYTCGIVGKWHAGGKPQDVGFAKINKNITDPTLVKYIEENEMHELGEITAEGIQFIRDHKEEPFFLCVSHHAVHAPLYARTELIDKYNARLRKTGISNIHPTYAAMVEMADESTGLLLDELKELGLDKNTVVVYYSDNGGMDGDMYLAEPTPMATTMLPLRDQKGTLYEGGLRVPLIVKWPGEVAENTVSDTPVHSYDLFSTFIDIGKTKTPAQKVDGISLVPLLKQETATLDRDALYWHFPTNMWTRNPKGAIRKGDYKLIENYLTGEIELYDLADDIGETVNLVKQRPEKAKELYNDLKNWRDSFGGLMPTENPNYDRFREHEFDYYRWLDPAVFRKKKS, encoded by the coding sequence ATGAATAAACTACTCAGACCTCTATTAATTATTGGTTGTCTTGCTTTCTTTACTGCACCAATAGAAGCACAAAAAAAGAGTAAGCAACCAAATATACTTTTTGTATTAATTGATGATTTGGGTTGGAAAGACCTTGGCGTTTATGGAGGTGAATTTATACAAACTCCAGTTACAGACCAATTAGCAAAAGAAGGAATGCGTTTTACACAAGCGTATGCTTCACCGGTTTGTTCGCCTACAAGAGCAAGTTTAGTTTCTGGACAAAACCCTATTCGTCATGGTATTTGGGAAGTGTTAGGCGTAAGCGATCGTCCGTATGCGAAACTAAAATCGCCTAAAATGGCAACTAAATTAGCTGCAGATGTAGACTCGTATGCAGAACTTTTAAATGCACAAGGGTATACGTGTGGAATAGTAGGTAAATGGCATGCAGGGGGTAAACCACAAGATGTTGGTTTTGCAAAAATCAATAAGAACATTACAGACCCTACGCTTGTAAAATATATTGAAGAAAATGAGATGCACGAACTCGGAGAAATTACTGCTGAAGGCATACAGTTTATTCGTGACCATAAAGAAGAACCTTTCTTTTTATGTGTATCTCACCATGCAGTACATGCTCCTTTATATGCCAGAACTGAGCTTATAGATAAGTATAATGCTAGATTAAGAAAAACTGGTATTTCTAATATCCACCCCACTTATGCCGCTATGGTAGAAATGGCAGACGAGTCTACTGGTTTATTATTAGATGAACTTAAAGAACTAGGTTTAGACAAAAATACGGTAGTTGTATATTATTCTGATAATGGTGGAATGGATGGCGATATGTACTTGGCAGAACCTACACCAATGGCAACAACTATGTTACCACTAAGAGATCAAAAAGGTACACTTTACGAAGGTGGATTAAGAGTGCCTTTGATTGTTAAATGGCCAGGAGAAGTGGCAGAAAATACTGTAAGTGATACACCCGTACATAGCTACGATCTTTTCTCTACATTTATTGACATTGGTAAAACCAAAACACCTGCTCAAAAAGTAGATGGCATCAGTTTAGTGCCATTATTAAAACAGGAAACAGCAACGTTAGATAGAGATGCTCTGTATTGGCATTTCCCTACAAATATGTGGACTCGAAACCCGAAAGGAGCTATTAGAAAAGGAGATTACAAATTAATTGAAAATTACCTTACTGGAGAAATAGAGCTTTATGACCTTGCTGATGATATTGGAGAAACCGTAAACCTTGTAAAGCAGCGTCCTGAAAAAGCAAAAGAATTATACAATGATTTAAAAAATTGGAGAGATAGTTTTGGAGGATTAATGCCAACAGAAAACCCCAATTATGATCGTTTTAGAGAACATGAATTTGATTATTACCGTTGGCTAGATCCTGCTGTATTTAGAAAGAAAAAATCATAA
- a CDS encoding PKD domain-containing protein yields the protein MKTTLLLLSLLLITDIKSIAQDIYPHTDPENTGDWFLKADVSDEFNTSTLDLNKWWLQGQAHNGGTFYANNFKGRRPSQFVPHAVKVEDGLLYITTRWEPDFDFLDEPKNGEIYENITTGAIISKKTFQYGYMEIRCKVADAPISSAFWSTGDTNTDSGDNGRNSGELDVFEHIGSSTKDPDVEYLYHTSFHDWRLPSNRPDYGLTCWDNQHRLDYKVAEDYHIWAAEWGEDYIKIFVDDKMIRCVTKAEIGEENWVMYGSQKVWVDNEVFPWKGIPTEEELKDERCQFIVDYVRVWQKKTPMLYQGCDLEDNLVTNPSFEDDLENWTVTENDLAVVSNSEESYNGTKHVKFENGKATTLSQEITVKPNTVYILSAFSLAPNTNGQDKWDNAWLGIEKENGDKVEIKYFRNFWNRKSLQFTTEENTSKIKIFFTNANVGSNAKEILLDQIELRETLPLFVEAVAPIANFMMEISTEEGIVQFKDESEGTVAAWEWDFGDENYSTKQHPIHTYQEAGTYTVTLIVKNNGGTSSTSKMITITENNTIEEQLIANFTTAHDTVFVEEAITFKDTSIGDVSSWKWEFGDDNEATSQNPSHSYNKEGTYMVKLTVNNTIGSASTSKLITVIAENEPTLPTSITPILDRKVNIYPNPSNGNFSVEIENWHTDIKMSVIDQNGKILYQKKLNAALVNVNTQLRKGVYFIRLENKAIIITKKLIIL from the coding sequence ATGAAAACAACACTATTACTACTTTCTCTACTTCTTATAACGGATATAAAGTCCATCGCTCAAGATATCTATCCACATACCGATCCTGAAAATACAGGAGATTGGTTTTTAAAGGCAGATGTTAGTGATGAATTTAATACATCTACTCTAGACCTTAACAAATGGTGGTTACAAGGTCAGGCACATAATGGAGGTACATTCTATGCTAATAATTTTAAAGGTAGAAGACCTTCTCAATTTGTTCCTCATGCTGTAAAGGTAGAAGATGGGTTGCTGTATATTACTACTCGATGGGAGCCAGATTTTGATTTTCTAGATGAACCTAAAAATGGTGAAATCTATGAAAACATCACTACAGGTGCTATAATTTCTAAAAAAACGTTCCAATACGGTTATATGGAAATTCGCTGTAAAGTAGCTGATGCTCCTATTTCTAGTGCTTTTTGGTCTACAGGAGACACCAACACTGATAGTGGAGATAATGGTAGAAATTCTGGCGAATTAGATGTTTTTGAACATATTGGTAGTAGTACTAAAGATCCCGATGTTGAATATTTATACCACACCTCCTTCCATGATTGGCGTTTACCCAGTAACCGTCCAGATTATGGTTTAACTTGTTGGGACAACCAACACCGCTTAGATTATAAAGTTGCAGAAGATTACCATATATGGGCTGCTGAATGGGGCGAAGACTATATTAAAATCTTTGTAGATGATAAAATGATTCGATGTGTAACCAAAGCAGAAATTGGTGAAGAAAATTGGGTAATGTATGGGTCTCAAAAAGTTTGGGTAGACAATGAAGTTTTTCCGTGGAAAGGGATTCCTACAGAAGAAGAATTAAAAGACGAAAGGTGTCAGTTTATTGTTGATTATGTTAGGGTTTGGCAAAAGAAAACACCAATGCTTTACCAAGGTTGTGATCTTGAAGACAACTTAGTAACCAACCCAAGTTTTGAAGATGATTTAGAAAATTGGACTGTCACTGAAAATGACCTAGCAGTAGTATCCAATTCAGAAGAGAGTTATAATGGAACAAAACATGTTAAGTTCGAAAATGGAAAAGCTACTACCCTATCTCAAGAAATTACTGTAAAACCTAATACAGTATATATACTGTCTGCATTCTCATTAGCACCAAATACAAATGGACAAGATAAATGGGACAATGCTTGGTTGGGTATTGAAAAAGAAAATGGTGACAAAGTTGAGATAAAATACTTTAGAAATTTTTGGAACAGAAAAAGTTTACAATTCACGACTGAAGAAAACACATCTAAAATTAAGATTTTCTTTACCAACGCTAATGTCGGCTCAAATGCTAAAGAAATACTTTTAGACCAAATAGAATTAAGAGAAACATTACCGCTCTTTGTAGAAGCAGTAGCACCAATTGCCAACTTTATGATGGAAATTTCCACAGAAGAAGGTATTGTACAATTTAAAGACGAATCTGAAGGTACTGTAGCTGCTTGGGAATGGGATTTTGGAGATGAAAATTATTCTACCAAACAGCATCCTATACACACTTACCAAGAGGCAGGTACATATACAGTTACTTTAATTGTAAAAAACAATGGAGGAACATCATCTACATCAAAGATGATTACAATTACGGAAAACAATACAATTGAAGAACAGCTGATAGCAAATTTTACTACAGCACACGATACTGTTTTTGTAGAAGAAGCCATCACTTTTAAAGATACATCTATCGGAGACGTTTCATCTTGGAAATGGGAATTTGGCGATGACAATGAAGCTACTTCTCAAAACCCATCACACAGTTATAATAAAGAAGGTACATACATGGTTAAATTAACAGTAAATAATACCATAGGATCTGCGTCTACTTCTAAATTGATTACTGTGATAGCAGAAAACGAACCAACACTTCCTACTTCAATTACACCTATCTTGGATAGGAAAGTGAACATTTATCCAAACCCATCAAATGGCAATTTTTCTGTAGAAATAGAGAATTGGCATACGGATATCAAAATGAGTGTAATTGATCAAAATGGAAAAATTTTATACCAGAAAAAATTAAATGCTGCATTGGTAAATGTAAATACCCAACTAAGAAAAGGTGTTTACTTTATCAGATTAGAAAATAAAGCTATCATCATCACTAAAAAGCTGATCATTCTATAA
- a CDS encoding Crp/Fnr family transcriptional regulator: MINNLLIQNINKHTPFSDEEQEEFCKSFHLKSFKKKEFILEQGEVCKFEGFVIDGCFRVFNYDKKGDDNTLYFAISDWWLMDIDSFMNRTPSNLSIQALEDSTVLVINRTDKLALYDSLPIVEKLFRIMSQKALVSWQGRLINSHCLTAKERYQKFLITYPDISSKLTDRQIASYLGITHEFLSKLKKQLKK, translated from the coding sequence ATGATAAACAATCTATTAATACAGAACATCAATAAACACACTCCATTTTCTGATGAAGAACAAGAAGAATTCTGCAAGAGTTTTCACCTTAAATCTTTTAAGAAAAAAGAATTTATTTTAGAACAAGGTGAGGTCTGTAAATTCGAAGGGTTTGTTATAGACGGGTGCTTTAGAGTTTTTAATTATGATAAAAAAGGCGATGACAATACGCTCTATTTTGCAATTAGTGATTGGTGGTTAATGGATATAGATAGTTTTATGAACCGTACTCCTTCTAACCTAAGTATTCAAGCACTTGAAGACAGTACCGTTCTTGTTATTAATAGAACCGATAAACTTGCTTTATATGACTCCCTTCCAATTGTAGAAAAATTATTCAGGATAATGTCTCAAAAAGCACTTGTATCTTGGCAAGGGCGTTTAATAAACAGTCATTGCCTTACAGCCAAGGAGCGTTATCAGAAATTTCTTATTACCTACCCAGATATATCCTCTAAACTAACAGACCGACAAATTGCTAGTTATCTTGGTATTACACATGAGTTTCTCAGTAAATTAAAGAAACAGCTAAAAAAATAA
- a CDS encoding GlcG/HbpS family heme-binding protein, with protein sequence MNLLNTLKICVIAFLFTSLLNTTTQAQITPVLTHDDALKMILASKKHAELSDVLVNIAIVDAGANLKAFIRMDDSYLGSIDVAIKKAKTARYFNIDTGKLGELTQPGGIIYNIEHSNGGLITFPGGVPIKNKNGKIIGAIGVSGGTIEQDKSIALAGAKSLLN encoded by the coding sequence ATGAACTTACTTAACACACTAAAAATTTGTGTCATTGCATTTCTATTCACATCGCTATTAAATACAACAACACAAGCACAAATTACACCTGTACTTACGCATGATGATGCTTTAAAAATGATTTTAGCATCGAAAAAGCATGCTGAACTTTCTGACGTATTAGTGAATATTGCTATCGTGGATGCAGGTGCTAATTTAAAAGCATTTATCCGTATGGATGACTCTTATTTAGGGAGTATAGATGTGGCGATTAAAAAAGCAAAAACAGCTAGGTATTTTAATATTGATACAGGAAAATTAGGAGAACTTACGCAACCTGGTGGAATTATATATAATATAGAACATTCTAATGGTGGCTTAATTACATTTCCTGGAGGAGTTCCTATTAAAAATAAAAACGGCAAAATTATAGGAGCAATTGGCGTAAGTGGCGGAACAATTGAACAAGACAAAAGCATTGCACTTGCAGGTGCAAAATCTCTACTAAACTAA